The genome window AACCCTTCACAAGCAGGAAGATAAGGCCCTGTCCCTTTCAGAGGGACAATCAAAGGCTTTAGCTTGTATAATGCATGACTAGGGAGACTagcaaaggagggaagaaaattctgggtctcaggactggcacCCTTTAAAGGCCAGTGTGGTGGCTCTAGGGGAGAAATTCCCTGCTTTGCCCCATTTCCTCTTGCCTGGACTATTGCAATAGGCTGCTCTCAGTTCTTCCTTGACAGCTTTTTCCTGCCCATGGCCACAGGCTTCTCTTCCCGGTATCCCTCTACCCTAGCATCCCCCTGCCCTCCTGATGGCTCCAAAGCCTTCAGTACATACCTCCTGCCTTCAGAACTAACTCCAAACTCCCCATCTTGGTATTGCAGTTCCTCTAAAACCATGCCTCAACCTTCCTTTCTAAGCAACTCTAATGTTTCCATTCTGGAGCCCAAAGTGACGAAATGGGGATTTTTCCTCCAGGCCTTCTCCTCACTTTTCCATTCTGCACCTCTTCTAGAGAATCTTTGCTATGACCATGCTGTGCTATCCTTCAAGGCCAGTTGTGCCCAAGTCCCACCCTCTCTGTCAAGTCCAGGACTAACTAGGACTGGGGCATCTAGTGCTCCCCTGGGGGTCAGGTGCACGTAATGTCTGTATTACTCTGGGGACTGCTCAGTGCCGGGAGGCATATGGGTAGAGACCAGTTAGAAGCTGATGCTAGCGAGTGGAACACTCATTCTAGAATATCCTGGGATGGCAAGCCAGGCCCTCCCTGACACATTCAGAGGAGCCCAGGTTGGCCACAGGAAAGGCTTCGCTATATCCTCATTCCTCTGGCGCCCCTGCCATCCACCTGCACCTCGGAGCACTGCTTACTGGTTGGGCTGAGAAACACTGTTAGAGATTTTAAACAAAGTGTATTTTCTGCAAAGAGTCAGCAATCTTATGAATTGCATTCTTCTATTACATATTTAGTAACACCTTCCAATCACAAGGCACTCTCCTCCCTAGACTGTCTTCATCTCCATGATCCTCAGGGACATACTCACAACCCCTGGAAAGTTAAGCAGGAGAGAGAACTGCTCCCTCCAGGGGAAAGATCTGGGGCTCATCAAGGAACCAATTGGCTtgaggtcttgctttttttaaaaaaaaaagatcaccagTATTCAAAATAAACACCAAACCAGCAACAATTCAAATACTATTAAATATTACTTATGACGTAGTACATTTTATATCCCACAACAGAAACCACCCTACTTGAAAATTACAGCAGAATTAGTCCAGGGTATAGACAGGAAGGCTGGCGGAGCATAAACAGTCATTTCTCATACTCCGGCTTCGTCTCAGTGGTTGGAAGAGTTCTAGTCTTCTGGGTACGAGATTGTTGATCTAGGTGTTTCATGTAATTCTGGACCCACATCTCCTTTGGGGAGACACAGATGTCCTTGCCCAGTTTCGTTCTGAGGCTGAGGGTGAAGGAGTGCCATACAGTTAGATGGAGCTCTTTGAGGGTTTTACCTAAGAGATGACTCAGATTCCAAAACCTGCTTGGCCCACCTGCTGTAGGTAAGGGAGCCACCCCGGGACAAGAGGAAGTAGGGGTGTGGGAAGAAGGGGCCTGGCCTGTGGAGGTAGTTGCCATTTTTGCCACCCTGGGAGGAGCTGGCCTGGCATCTGCCAAAGCGGCGTGGGGTGTGAGCTAGGCTGTTTAGGGAGTGAGGTGGCCATCTCTGGGCCAGTTTATGATGTAATAATAGAGGCTTTGGATTACATAGTCTGGGTAGATCTTGTCCTCTGATATAAGATCCCAAATTAGTCTGACGTCTGTCTTCTGGGGCAGAACTTTGGATTGGagttggggagggaaggagagggggaaggaggaCAGGGTTTTCTACCCACATGACAGCTTCCTGGGGACATTGGCTGCTGGTGATTCGATAGCCCTTCAACTTCTGCAAGGGGATCCTCTTATTATTAAATGTAAAACAGCAAGTGGACAGGGCACTGAGTGCATCTAGAAATAAAGTCACAAAGAAAAAGCCTTTTAGGAAGTGCTCGGGTTTCCTCAGCATGAATGCAGCAGGATATGTCTATGGGGGAAGGAAAGCAAAGAGTTAGGAATGGATCTGATGTGCCCCAGGTCCAGTGCTTCCACCCCGGTCCCGAGGCAGGGTGGGACCTGGAACATGTGGCTTAAGATTTTGAAGTCCCTTCTCTCAGCTGCAGGGTGGGGATGCATCACTGCTGAGCAGGAGAGGCCAATGTGACAGGTCCTGGATATGACCCCCAATCTGCAGAGTTTGGGAAGATCAACTGGAGTCAAAGAAAAGGCCCTGGATTTGGAGAGGGCAGCTTAGGTTTTATTCCGGTTCTAGGACGACTGGAGGTGTGGGGGTAGGACCCCTCCTAGCCCCCACCTGGACTTCAGCTGTCTGTCTGTAAAATTAGTGTGTTAAGTGCAGCTCTGAGGATCCCTGGTGCTCTGATAGGGTCAGAAGTGGGACAGTTTGACTTAGGCCTtccaagaaggagagagaaatggaagaagagggagggaaggaaggagggagagagatggagctTACCTGGCTGAGCGAGCATCTGGGTGCTGAAGGTGGCTGTCGTGAGCAGCAGGCACAGAAGCGCTGCAGAGACCATCAGGTTGGAGGCTGGGTGTGGGACCTTCAGGGCAAGATGGGGTCTGAGGTTGGCTCAGCCTGTCTGCTcctccagctgctctgcctgcCTTTTATAGGAAGCAGTCGGTGGGGAGCTCCCAGAGGGATGGACAGGGTCATGGTCAAGTCCAGATGGAGAGGGGTCCTGAATTTGCTGAGCTGGAGGCTGGGCTTCCAAGGAGTTTTCCAGGAAATGCAGGCGGGAAGCTGTGGGCTGCAGCAGGGCGGGCACGGTTTCCttccagctgcccaggccagaggaAGTGGGAACACAGATGTGCCGTCACTCACCACAGGCAGTGATCCAAGGAGCTGTTCCATGGCCTTGCTttctccaaaatgaaaaataaccccCGTAGAGAAAGAGCACTGTGCAAGGGCTTCACACAGTTTGTATTTAGTCCTGACAAGGTGTCCCCCATTATCGCCAcacccatttacagatgaagacgcTGACagtaaataacttgtccaaagtctcTTGGGGAGTGAGCGGTAACACGGAAAGAGAGAGCCAGTGTGCTTACATAAGAGTACAGGAGACTTCATGCTTGCATTGAGCTGCAGAACCCTCTTTCCACCCAAGTTTTATGAGGAAGTCCAATGCTTGAGACAAATCAAAGACACATTCTGATGACAGGGGCTCCTCACATCGCATGCTTGTGCGATGTCCCCTTCTGCCTCTCAGGCCCATGGAGATAGAGTTGAAAAGCACTGATTTGCCCAGGCTCCTTGTTTTCCGGAAGCACTATTGAGTTTCTAGAGCTGTTGgcaggagggggtgggagagaagGGCAAGGACGGGGTTCCTTGCTTCTGTGCCTGGCTCCCTCCTGTGACGGATGTGTGCCCTAGCCAAGAATGGGAACTGCAGTGGGCATGGTGGGAGGCCAGGAACAGCAGTGGACTCCCACTGGAAACTTACAGGGCCCTCTGCCTCAGTGACCCCCTCCCCATCTCAGTCCCGGCTCCCAGACTTGGCTCACTTCTTGCACTTGCCTAGAATACCCTCCCCTCCATTTTCCATTCTCGTGAATCCTTCCACTCTGGCAAAACTCCAGTGAGAgtaaaagcaaggaaataaagaGCTACGATGAGCGAAATAGAAAATGATGTATATTAGAAAGGATGGACAAAGCCCAAAGTCTATTCTTTGGCCAGTCAATAGTGAAGCTAGCACTCTCTTGAGACTGACCATGAAAATAGACAACAGTAGGAATAGAAGAGGGTGTCACCACTCAGCCTGcagacaccaaaaagaaaatgagaacctTATGCCAATAACCAGAATTTGGATGAAATGGatgaatttctaaaaaaatataatttactagattgcaggaaaaaatgaaagagcaagtAACTCTaaaactattaaagaaattggaTCAGCAATTGAAGATCACTCTGAAAACATTCAAGAGTTTTAACAGCTGGTTATTCTAAGCATTCCAAGAACTCAATTCCAACTTCACTCAGTCTCTTCCAGAGTATATCAGAGTGTACACTCTTCAGCTTGTTTTATTTGTGACTCGTACATAATTTTGATACAAAAAAACTTGTCAAGAACCACATGAGAAAAGACTGCAAGCTGTCCTTCCAGATGTATTCTATTCTCGCCCATCCTCTTTTCGGGAAGCCAACCTGTGTGGATCACATTAATGGGACTGCAGGTCTTCTGGCTTCAGGTTGGGCTTGGACACTGGGAGCCTCTCAGGCActggagagggagaagagaacaGGGGAAGCACCCATTTCTCTTCTGTTCCTCCTGGATGCAGCCCTCAACCAATGGCTTTCTCATCTCTCTAAGTGGCCTTCTTCATCTAGCTTTGGGGAACCAGTGCCTGCACTTTAGGGGTGGTCACCACACTGTTACTAGCCTCTGAGGACTGAAGCACCCCTGTGATTCCTTTACACCCAGCCCACATCTTGGTAAATAGGCTCTTAGGACACCTTCCTCAAATCATTCAAGTGTTACCTATTTCTTTCCAAGATCATGACTAACATAGGTTTAGGTACCGGAAATGGCTTCTGAAAGTAGACCTTCtaaggggaaaatggaagttcctatggccaggatcctcacccaaccctaaactacttgataatgtaattgGCTTACTGCTTCACACCCACAGGctataagctattattgactgagtcactatataaagagctctgcccagtgctctgggtagaggcagagatggaggagtgTTATGGGACctacagactgctggatgcagacatggtTCTTGTGCTcgacctatcaccaggagaataaagcacaggtataaatccttttaccccaagaacatttcattgtcatttctcagtctcacccaatccatagtgaacttgcctggggctgaaaccttcaAGCAAGACACCTTCCAAACAGGGTTCTGCGGTTGGGTTGCTTATATGTTTTAGAAGCACCACAGTGGCATCTGTTAGCATCATGATTACTTAAGCTGTTACCAGTAGTTGTACAGCAGACTGTGTTTGACAAACCCTCAAGATGATTGTGATGTGCACTAAAGTTTGAGGACTGTGGAATTACAGCATATCCCCTGGCCTTCTCTGATCTAAAATGAAGCCTCCAGAGAGCTCTTAAGGATGCTGCTCTTTCATCAAGGCCTCGTCAAAGCATCCCTTAATGCCTTGGTAAAGGAAGGGTGTCTGGCCTTTCCTGAGAGTGCATTAGAGAAGGCTGGGCATCTTGCATACAATAGATCCAACCAAACAGATCCACTTTCCTGAGCCTTTGGACTCCTTCCTACCATCACAGGGATGTTCCAGCATTTCAACTTCATTAACCATAGGCTTATTTTCCAGTCTAGACTCCAATCAGCCAATCTAGCTGAACATTAACATCAGAAACCTAATGCAAGTCTATAGGACAGAATCATGGCCTTTCATCCAGTTACTAGATTTAATTCAGTTCTTAGATCCGGAGTGCCCAGAAGGGTGGGACCC of Manis javanica isolate MJ-LG chromosome 4, MJ_LKY, whole genome shotgun sequence contains these proteins:
- the LOC108386387 gene encoding C-C motif chemokine 13-like; its protein translation is MVSAALLCLLLTTATFSTQMLAQPDALSALSTCCFTFNNKRIPLQKLKGYRITSSQCPQEAVILRTKLGKDICVSPKEMWVQNYMKHLDQQSRTQKTRTLPTTETKPEYEK